Within Arcobacter lacus, the genomic segment AAAACTGCACCATTTATCATCAAAAACCTTTTTAAATTTATACTTATAATTTCAGGAAAAAATGAAAAATAGTCATATCCTCCTTTTTTTACATATAAAACATAGGCATTGTGAATACTTGAATAAATCCCAAATAAAAAACCACTAAAAATAAAATACCAAGTTAAACCATTCCACATTCCCATAAGCAAAAAAGTACAAGTTATTGCTATATTTTGTAAAAGCAATTTTCTATTTTTCAAATATGGATATTGGTGTAAATATTTGTATAAAGGTTTAAAGAAGTAATCTGTCAACCAAGTTCCTAAAGTAATATGAAATCTTCTCCAAAAATCTTGAGGATTTGGTGCAAGATATGGATGATTAAAGTTCATTGGGATAAAAATTCCTATCATAAAACTCAAACCTACTGCCATTGCACTATATCCAGCAAAATCAAAAAATAGATATGTTGTGTATGAATAAGCACTATTTGCCATATCAAGGAAATTTGTACTATTTTCATCAATTCTTGCTAACCAATACATAGCTACTAATTGTGCAATTACAAACTTAAATAAAACTCCAACAATTAAAATATCCCAACCTTTACCAACATTTTGTAAAGTTAAATTTTCATAACCTTTTTTCAAATCTTCTTGAAATCTATATGACCTATCAATTGGACCTGCTAAAAGTGTTGTTGGAAAAAGTAAAAAAGATGTAAACTCCATAAAAGATAGTTTTCCATAATTTTGACTATCAACAATCGCTTGAATTGTTCTAAATGTGATATATGAAATACCAATAATTTTGAAGATTGGATCAATATCTAATTTATGTAAAATCATAGGAAAAGCAATAACAATCATAGGAAAAATTGTCTCTTGATAGTTGTTTGATACAAAAATAATATAAATTATATAAATATAAAAAAGTAAAAGAAAAAGTTTATAAGATTCAGGAATACAAACAGCTATATAAATAACAACTGACAAAAATATTACTGTTTTATATGAAACAAATTTTTTTAGAACATTTTTGAATAAATGTAAAAAAAGAATAAAAATGAAACTTATGACAAAAAAGCCTATTCCTGAAAAAGGTAAAAAATCTTCCATTAAAATTCCTCATAAACAAATTCAACATCGGAATCAACATCATTTCCTATTAAATCGCTTATATTTGCATCCATTAAAATATGCAAAAAACCAACTATTAAAAATAAATATATAAAAAAGATTTTTAAAAAATATTTCAATCAAACTACCTTACTTCATAAAATAATCAATAATTTTTTGGTTGACTTTTATCCAACCTAACTCGTCCAAATGAACAATATCTGTTAAGCTATTCATTTCAAAATCCTCTTTTTTATATGTCCACATATCCATATACTCAAAATTATGTTCTAAGACTTTTGATTTAATTGTAGCCATTAATTCGTTTGCATTTTCTCTATTGCCTGCAAAAACATATGGATTCAAATCTTGCATTATAAATAGTGGTTTTATTTTATATTTATCTAAAAAATCAAGTAATACTAAAAAATCTTGAAACTCTTGGTTTTTATCTAATTCAGGAGGTATTATTATTGAAAATGGAAAATTATTTTTTGCGATTTCTGGTTCAATATATTTTGAATAGTATTCATTATTAACTCCAAAACTATTATTTGAAGAAGGAATTTCTATATTTTTAGCTTCAACTCTTAATTTATCGTAATTCAATTTTGGTTTAACATAATTTAGTGTTTCTACTTTTATATTTTTATAATCAAAATTTTGAATTATAAATTTTTTGATTTCATTATTTAAATAATCTTTTTCTAAAACATTTAGAGGATATTTATATATAAAACTTGGATTTTTTATTAAAGATGCATTTT encodes:
- a CDS encoding MBOAT family O-acyltransferase — translated: MEDFLPFSGIGFFVISFIFILFLHLFKNVLKKFVSYKTVIFLSVVIYIAVCIPESYKLFLLLFYIYIIYIIFVSNNYQETIFPMIVIAFPMILHKLDIDPIFKIIGISYITFRTIQAIVDSQNYGKLSFMEFTSFLLFPTTLLAGPIDRSYRFQEDLKKGYENLTLQNVGKGWDILIVGVLFKFVIAQLVAMYWLARIDENSTNFLDMANSAYSYTTYLFFDFAGYSAMAVGLSFMIGIFIPMNFNHPYLAPNPQDFWRRFHITLGTWLTDYFFKPLYKYLHQYPYLKNRKLLLQNIAITCTFLLMGMWNGLTWYFIFSGFLFGIYSSIHNAYVLYVKKGGYDYFSFFPEIISINLKRFLMINGAVFALYFFSGRVPL
- a CDS encoding D-alanyl-lipoteichoic acid biosynthesis protein DltD — its product is MNKFFANILALFISAFIVIVGIFIFKDEILAYYTKPLQDTLQKTVSLQSDLESGKIVLFGSSELVKYPDQRFLPQKFFNNELNIPLRVQGNEGHQTFVIMSQLAALDNQVVRDNARIAILLSPSWFTGSNENGLTIPKFLEYMYSGMMNKLYFESETDDKYRYLISDYIKENASLIKNPSFIYKYPLNVLEKDYLNNEIKKFIIQNFDYKNIKVETLNYVKPKLNYDKLRVEAKNIEIPSSNNSFGVNNEYYSKYIEPEIAKNNFPFSIIIPPELDKNQEFQDFLVLLDFLDKYKIKPLFIMQDLNPYVFAGNRENANELMATIKSKVLEHNFEYMDMWTYKKEDFEMNSLTDIVHLDELGWIKVNQKIIDYFMK